The Fusobacterium sp. region TGCTATCAGGATTAAGTTTTGCTAAGAATATTAATCTAATAAAAGAAGCAAAATCTGGAGAAATTGCAAACATTGTTTTTAATGAAGATGATAAATATTTTATCTATTCAAAGCCAATGTTTCAGACAACTGTAAGCTTTGGAGATGAAGTAGTACAGTATGCAGAATTTGGAGATGATGTACGTTGGAATGTTATTGAAGATACTCATTCAGTAAGAATAAAGTCTTTTGATGAAAATTTAGTAACAGACTTGATGGTAGAAACAGATAAGAACAGATACTATTTTGTAGTTGAATCTACTTATAATGACTATAACAGACTTGTTAAGTTTATGTATCCACAAAGAGATTATGAAAAGAAAAGA contains the following coding sequences:
- a CDS encoding TrbG/VirB9 family P-type conjugative transfer protein produces the protein MKKCLIIFSILLLSGLSFAKNINLIKEAKSGEIANIVFNEDDKYFIYSKPMFQTTVSFGDEVVQYAEFGDDVRWNVIEDTHSVRIKSFDENLVTDLMVETDKNRYYFVVESTYNDYNRLVKFMYPQRDYEKKRQKQKQVEPLNVVNLEKLNNRYTVSKKYSWTPSQIFDDGFKTYFIMSPNLKELPALLVRTEDKNVALVNWRFRETDNGTG